Below is a genomic region from Ketogulonicigenium vulgare WSH-001.
ATGCGCAGGGCGCGGGCATTTCCGCTGCGACCTCCCTAGTTACAAGGGGTTGGGAAACAATAGAAGTGATCCACCCCCGTGAGGCGTATTGAAGCGATTGATGGACTGCGCGGCTGGCTGCTGATCAGCATGGTGCTCAGCCATCTGGTTTTCCCTGACGCGATCTGGATGATCTCGCTGCATTTTCGCAATGTTATGTTCACCGAAAGTGCGCAGGGCTTTGTGTTTGTCTCGGGCATGGTGTTTGGCATCGTGCTGCTGAAGCGGCTGCAACGGCGCGGATACGAGGCGATCACCCAGCAGGCCCAGCACCGCATTGCCGAGCTGTGGCGCTATTCGGTGCTTTTGGTGCTGGGTCTTTATGCGATGCGTTTCGCCTTGCCGGATGGGGATGTCCTGTTCCGCAGTTGGACAGGCGAGGCACCGATCTGGGATCTGTGGCGCCTGTTTGGGGTGCTGACATTGGCCTATCAGCCGACGTTTGCCGATATTTTGCCGATGTATATCGTCTTTATGCTGTTCGCGGCCCCCGCCGTGCGTGCCGTCAGTCAAGGGCGGCAGATGCAGGTCATCGTGACCTCGGCCACGATCTGGATCGCGGCGCAATTTGGCGTCTGGGGCTGGATTCAAGCGCCGTTCAACTGGATATTCGAAGCCTCGGACGGGCAGGGCCTGCGCATGGCGTTCAATCCGATGGGCTGGCAATTGCTGTTCATGATGGGGCTGGTGATTGGCGTGATGCTGGCTCAGCAGCGCTTTGACCTGAAAGCCATGGCACCGGGCCGGGCGGGTCGCCTTGCGCTGCTGGCGGCGCTGGTGTTGCTGGTGCTGTTCCCGCTGCGCTGGCTGACGGCGCGCGGTCTGCTGCCCGAGGGTGCCTGGCCGTTTTATCGCGTGATGGAAAATCGCGGCGCGCTGGGGCCGATCTTTATCATCAGCTTTGCTGCTGTGGGTTATCTGTTCGCGTGGATAGTGGCCTGCGGCCCGCGCAGCGG
It encodes:
- the opgC gene encoding OpgC domain-containing protein, which gives rise to MRRIEAIDGLRGWLLISMVLSHLVFPDAIWMISLHFRNVMFTESAQGFVFVSGMVFGIVLLKRLQRRGYEAITQQAQHRIAELWRYSVLLVLGLYAMRFALPDGDVLFRSWTGEAPIWDLWRLFGVLTLAYQPTFADILPMYIVFMLFAAPAVRAVSQGRQMQVIVTSATIWIAAQFGVWGWIQAPFNWIFEASDGQGLRMAFNPMGWQLLFMMGLVIGVMLAQQRFDLKAMAPGRAGRLALLAALVLLVLFPLRWLTARGLLPEGAWPFYRVMENRGALGPIFIISFAAVGYLFAWIVACGPRSGSRILRATSAGIAAVLAWRPAVMMGQHSLHTYVWHVPLVYMAFYFGKQLGDPSQGMMTLLALAVFALLPLPAWWRSRTMETRSAPKPVVVKK